From Aedes albopictus strain Foshan chromosome 1, AalbF5, whole genome shotgun sequence, one genomic window encodes:
- the LOC134285705 gene encoding uncharacterized protein LOC134285705, translated as MSTLKMLFGQPEIIVHTMMSKINSLPSLREDKLEALVDFAVSVENFCATVDACGLEEYLYNISFLHQLVNKLPPSIKLSWAQYRQTLPTVNLPSFSNWLYSLAEAASAVTIPNIPFDSKPVRVDSRVTKRSNSYVNAHSEETYPGNHSAAPSNAETVADCCPVCEGCCKSIARCKRFLEFSRDSRWATVRDLGLCRRCLRQHKGWCQAKVCGKNGCELKHHELLHNDQKSMQQSSNTSSNQNEPSPTQHPNPTPHPMPSSSEHGCHAHQVTSSQVLFRYLPIVLHGKYRSIKTFAFLDDGSELTLLDKELADELQLEGEPMPLCLHWTGGATRREEGSMTVKLEVSAQHNESKRYPMTDVRTVAELLLPSQTLNLPELCERFPHLKGLPITSYQEVRPRILIGMKDQHLSLIQKSREGALHQPVAVKTRLGWAVCGGGNQDNSANLTHSVFHVCACDSPTDDNLHQKMKEYFAVDSLGIAQPMKTLRSSEEERALSLLEARTVFKGDRYETGLLWRHDNPRLPDSLPMALQRLQCLKKRMDKNPELAEALNQKISDFVVKGYARKLNEEELSRKHPRIWYLPIFPVTNINKPGKIRMVWDAAATAYGVSLNSVLLKGPDQLSELFTILIQFREGRFALSGDVREMFLQVLMRPEDQQCQRFLWYDQDGTLSVYVLQVMTFGACCSPCSAQYVKNLNAERFKGDYPAATEVIQKRHYVDDMLVSVATEEEAIQLAQEVKQVHAEGGFEIRNWVSNSKRVIQALQEDRTEKKNLDATSEISQEKVLGMWWCTDSDTFTYKVGWNRYGQALLEGQYRPTKRDMLRILMSMFDPLGLIAHFLMYLKIVLQEVWRSGIGWDDQIDDVLYEKWQTWLGVLPQVERTSIPRCYFGGFTTANGDVQLHTFVDASDNGIAAACYLRSVRDGIVECSLVAAKTRVAPLKFLSIPRLELQAALIGARLAQTVSKAITIPITCRVYWSDSQDVLFWIKSDHRRYSQFVAFRVSEILDTTEMCEWRYVPTNQNVADDGTKWKGPPDLSSKSRWFIGPQFLYYSEENWPQTSKSTNTADLELRPSVMSHFQARNSVINVEEYSSWDRIIKVVALLHRFASNCQLKIQRKPIMIGPVSNSEFKVAESYLLRQAQHETFPDEIAHLTRSQENVEPPVSTIPKSSPLYRKSPWLDKYGILRMRGRITACDYATEDAKHPIILPRDHHTTKLIVTHYHQKFHHQNHETVINEIRQKFSIPQLRSTYTKARNNCQRCKNDRAVPRVPIMADLPAARLDAFTRPFTHVGVDMFGPYEVIVGRRVEKRWGMLATCLTIRAIHIEVVHSLSTDSCIMALRNFISRRGKPRTFYSDRGTNFVGARRVLQETEGVVNEEKLMKEFVDTETSWTFLPPVSPHMGGSWERLIGSVKKNLMAILPTRKLTDEVLRNLLTEIESTVNSRPLTHVPVDDDSAPALTPNHFLLGSSNGSKPLCNADDSGSTLRQTWLLSQVQANRFWKRWVTDYLPEITRRTKWFVHTKPLEINDVVVIVDPKSPRNCWPKGRIINVQPGRDGQPRSATVRTATGIYERPAAKLAVLDVRRET; from the coding sequence ATGTCAACCCTGAAGATGTTGTTTGGGCAGCCAGAGATAATTGTACACACTATGATGTCCAAAATAAATTCTCTTCCGTCACTGAGAGAGGATAAACTGGAAGCTCTTGTGGATTTCGCCGTTAGCGTTGAAAACTTTTGTGCGACTGTGGACGCATGTGGATTAGAGGAATACCTCTACAATATCTCCTTTCTCCACCAACTCGTTAACAAGCTTCCCCCATCGATAAAGTTGAGCTGGGCGCAATACAGACAGACACTACCGACGGTCAACTTACCGTCTTTCAGCAATTGGCTATACTCACTTGCAGAAGCTGCTAGTGCTGTCACCATTCCGAATATACCCTTTGATTCCAAACCGGTTCGTGTCGACTCACGAGTGACAAAAAGGAGCAATTCGTACGTCAATGCCCACTCTGAGGAAACTTATCCAGGTAATCACTCCGCAGCGCCATCCAATGCGGAAACTGTAGCCGATTGCTGCCCAGTATGTGAAGGATGCTGTAAATCGATCGCAAGGTGCAAACgcttcctggaattctctcgTGACTCCCGCTGGGCAACCGTTCGAGATCTAGGACTATGTCGCAGATGTCTACGTCAGCACAAAGGATGGTGTCAAGCAAAGGTTTGCGGCAAGAACGGCTGCGAGTTGAAACACCACGAGTTGCTGCACAACGACCAGAAAAGCATGCAACAATCGTCCAACACTTCAAGCAACCAAAACGAACCTTCCCCGACTCAGCATCCAAATCCCACACCGCATCCAATGCCAAGCTCATCCGAGCACGGGTGTCATGCTCATCAAGTTACATCTAGTCAAGTTCTATTCCGCTATCTGCCAATTGTGCTACATGGAAAGTACCGGTCCATTAAAACGTTCGCCTTTCTTGATGACGGATCAGAACTCACTTTGCTCGACAAAGAACTGGCGGACGAACTGCAGCTTGAAGGAGAGCCGATGCCATTGTGTTTGCACTGGACAGGAGGAGCCACACGTCGAGAGGAAGGATCAATGACCGTCAAGCTGGAGGTGTCTGCGCAGCATAACGAATCGAAACGGTATCCAATGACTGATGTACGAACAGTAGCAGAATTGCTTCTTCCTTCGCAAACACTTAACCTTCCAGAGCTATGTGAACGATTCCCACATCTCAAGGGTTTGCCTATCACTTCCTATCAAGAAGTTCGGCCCAGGATTCTAATAGGAATGAAGGATCAGCATTTGAGCTTGATTCAAAAGAGTCGCGAGGGTGCTCTACACCAACCAGTCGCGGTCAAAACTCGTCTCGGATGGGCAGTCTGTGGTGGAGGGAATCAAGATAACTCCGCAAACCTTACCCACTCAGTATTTCACGTATGCGCCTGTGACTCGCCGACGGACGATAATCTTCACCAAAAAATGAAGGAGTATTTCGCAGTCGACAGCCTAGGAATTGCTCAACCTATGAAAACTCTTCGTTCTTCCGAGGAGGAGCgagctctctctcttcttgaaGCTCGCACAGTATTCAAGGGAGACCGCTACGAAACAGGCCTACTATGGCGTCATGACAATCCACGTCTACCTGATAGTCTCCCAATGGCACTCCAGCGACTGCAGTGCCTTAAAAAGCGAATGGATAAGAACCCAGAGCTCGCCGAAGCTCTCAATCAGAAAATTTCCGATTTCGTCGTGAAGGGATACGCTAGAAAGCTTAACGAAGAAGAGCTAAGCCGAAAACATCCACGGATATGGTATCTTCCAATATTTCCCGTTACGAACATAAATAAACCTGGAAAGATTCGAATGGTCTGGGACGCAGCTGCGACCGCATACGGCGTGTCTCTGAACTCAGTTTTACTCAAGGGACCCGATCAGCTTTCCGAGCTCTTCACCATACTGATCCAGTTCCGCGAAGGCCGTTTTGCGCTATCCGGTGACGTGCGTGAGATGTTCCTGCAAGTGCTTATGCGTCCAGAGGATCAGCAATGCCAACGTTTTCTGTGGTACGACCAGGATGGAACCCTATCTGTCTACGTTCTGCAGGTGATGACGTTCGGAGCGTGCTGTTCTCCATGCAGCGCCCAATATGTTAAGAATTTAAACGCAGAACGTTTCAAAGGTGACTATCCGGCGGCTACCGAGGTGATTCAGAAGCGTCACTACGTCGACGATATGTTAGTGAGTGTAGCTACAGAAGAAGAAGCGATTCAGCTTGCTCAAGAAGTAAAGCAAGTTCACGCAGAAGGTGGGTTCGAGATCCGCAATTGGGTTAGTAACTCCAAGCGTGTCATCCAGGCATTACAAGAGGACCGAACAGAAAAGAAAAATCTCGACGCGACATCTGAAATATCCCAGGAGAAGGTTCTCGGAATGTGGTGGTGCACCGATTCGGACACATTCACTTACAAAGTAGGATGGAATCGATACGGACAAGCTCTATTGGAAGGTCAATATCGTCCAACGAAAAGGGATATGCTGCGCATTCTTATGTCTATGTTCGACCCGTTAGGGCTAATCGCTCACTTCCTTATGTATCTCAAAATCGTTCTACAAGAAGTATGGCGTTCTGGAATTGGCTGGGATGACCAAATCGACGATGTTCTTTACGAGAAGTGGCAAACGTGGCTTGGAGTATTGCCGCAAGTCGAACGCACTAGTATTCCTCGGTGTTATTTCGGTGGATTCACAACTGCCAATGGAGACGTTCAACTGCATACATTTGTTGACGCTAGTGACAATGGGATTGCTGCTGCTTGCTACTTGCGTTCTGTCCGTGATGGTATCGTAGAATGTAGTTTGGTCGCCGCTAAAACTAGAGTAGCACCTCTGAAATTTCTTTCCATTCCGAGGTTGGAACTCCAAGCAGCATTAATAGGTGCGAGACTGGCTCAGACGGTGTCCAAAGCCATAACGATTCCAATTACGTGCCGCGTCTACTGGTCCGACTCACAAGACGTACTATTCTGGATTAAATCAGATCACCGCCGCTATTCGCAATTCGTAGCATTTCGTGTCAGCGAGATCCTCGATACCACTGAGATGTGCGAATGGAGATACGTTCCAACCAACCAAAACGTTGCCGATGATGGGACCAAATGGAAGGGACCACCGGACCTGAGTTCTAAATCTCGATGGTTTATCGGGCCACAGTTCCTGTATTATTCAGAAGAGAATTGGCCCCAGACGTCGAAGAGTACCAACACTGCCGATTTGGAGCTTCGCCCGAGTGTGATGTCACATTTCCAGGCGCGAAATTCTGTAATTAACGTCGAAGAATACTCCAGTTGGGACCGGATAATCAAAGTCGTCGCCTTACTACACCGCTTCGCTAGCAACTGCCAACTGAAGATCCAAAGAAAACCAATTATGATCGGGCCCGTCTCAAACTCGGAATTCAAAGTTGCCGAATCATACCTCTTGCGTCAAGCTCAGCACGAAACCTTCCCGGATGAAATAGCACACCTTACAAGATCACAGGAGAACGTTGAGCCACCTGTTTCCACAATTCCTAAATCAAGTCCTCTTTACCGGAAATCTCCATGGCTGGACAAATACGGTATATTGAGGATGCGTGGTCGCATAACTGCTTGTGACTACGCGACTGAGGATGCAAAACACCCAATAATACTCCCCCGTGACCATCATACCACAAAGTTAATTGTTACACACTATCACCAAAAGTTCCACCATCAGAACCACGAGACCGTCATTAACGAAATCCGCCAGAAATTCAGCATTCCGCAACTGCGCTCGACCTATACCAAAGCGAGAAATAACTGCCAACGTTGCAAAAACGATCGTGCTGTTCCACGAGTGCCCATCATGGCCGACCTGCCTGCAGCACGCCTGGACGCATTTACTCGCCCGTTCACGCATGTTGGTGTCGACATGTTCGGGCCGTACGAGGTTATTGTCGGTCGTCGAGTAGAAAAACGTTGGGGAATGCTTGCCACTTGCCTAACGATTCGTGCGATTCACATAGAAGTTGTGCATTCCCTCAGCACGGATTCGTGCATCATGGCCTTGCGCAATTTTATTTCACGAAGGGGTAAACCACGAACCTTCTATAGTGACCGCGGTACCAACTTCGTCGGTGCAAGGCGAGTACTACAAGAAACAGAAGGTGTCGTCAACGAAGAAAAGCTGATGAAAGAATTTGTCGATACCGAGACAAGCTGGACGTTTCTTCCCCCAGTCTCACCGCATATGGGCGGTAGCTGGGAACGCTTAATTGGTAGCGTTAAGAAAAATCTGATGGCCATCCTGCCTACCAGAAAGCTTACGGATGAAGTCTTGCGCAACCTTCTAACAGAGATTGAAAGTACCGTAAACTCGAGACCGCTAACACATGTTCCAGTAGACGACGATTCAGCACCCGCCTTGACCCCAAACCACTTCCTGCTCGGGTCATCCAATGGGTCAAAACCGCTGTGCAACGCTGATGACAGTGGTAGTACCCTTCGTCAAACCTGGCTGCTTTCTCAGGTCCAGGCTAATCGATTCTGGAAACGGTGGGTTACTGATTACCTTCCAGAGATAACCCGCCGCACGAAATGGTTCGTGCACACAAAGCCGCTAGAGATCAACGATGTGGTGGTGATTGTCGATCCCAAATCTCCCCGAAATTGCTGGCCGAAGGGCAGAATAATCAACGTCCAGCCCGGAAGAGATGGTCAACCGAGGTCAGCCACCGTGAGGACTGCAACTGGAATCTACGAGCGACCAGCAGCTAAGCTGGCCGTGCTAGACGTACGGCGCGAAACATAG